One Euphorbia lathyris chromosome 1, ddEupLath1.1, whole genome shotgun sequence DNA segment encodes these proteins:
- the LOC136210991 gene encoding rop guanine nucleotide exchange factor 7-like, with protein MWKREMEWLLCVSDHIVELIPSWQTFPDGSKLEVMSYSPRSDLFINLLALRKLDNMLLDVLESFTNIEFWYVDQGIAGPEADGSTS; from the exons ATGTGGAAAAGAGAGATGGAATGGCTTCTCTGTGTTTCTGATCATATTGTTGAATTAATTCCCTCTTGGCAAACATTTCCTGATGGAAGTAAGCTTGAG GTGATGAGTTACAGTCCAAGGTCAGATCTTTTCATTAATCTTCTAGCTCTGCGTAAATTGGATAATATGCTTCTG GATGTGTTGGAGAGTTTCACAAATATAGAATTTTGGTATGTTGATCAAGGGATTGCAGGCCCAGAAGCAGATGGTTCAACCTCATAA